A window of Terriglobus sp. RCC_193 contains these coding sequences:
- a CDS encoding sugar phosphate isomerase/epimerase family protein: protein MNDAEIEHGFLAAKALHVKLITASSKVSVAKRVAPFAEKHGITVAFHNHAVTKDPDDLASMDHFHQVLRMSSMFRINLDIAHYASSGFDAVAALEELHPKITNLHVHDRMANDGKSVPYGEGVVPVKQVLKMNRDRGWKLPCFYELEYVGADGRDVIAETRRELDYEVRVLREK, encoded by the coding sequence ATGAACGATGCGGAAATTGAGCACGGTTTTCTGGCGGCGAAAGCACTCCATGTGAAGTTGATTACAGCCTCCAGCAAAGTCTCCGTGGCAAAGCGAGTGGCTCCATTTGCAGAGAAGCATGGCATTACAGTGGCGTTTCACAACCATGCGGTGACGAAGGATCCGGACGACCTGGCGAGCATGGATCACTTCCACCAGGTGCTGCGGATGTCGTCGATGTTTCGTATCAACCTGGACATTGCGCATTATGCGTCAAGCGGTTTTGATGCTGTAGCTGCGCTGGAAGAGCTGCATCCGAAGATTACGAATCTGCATGTGCATGACCGTATGGCGAACGATGGGAAGAGTGTTCCTTATGGTGAAGGTGTCGTGCCGGTGAAGCAGGTGCTGAAGATGAATCGCGATCGCGGATGGAAGCTTCCGTGCTTCTATGAACTGGAGTACGTGGGTGCCGATGGGCGCGATGTGATCGCGGAAACGCGGCGTGAATTGGATTATGAAGTGCGCGTGTTGCGCGAGAAGTAG
- a CDS encoding ABC transporter permease — MSLFRWVPLDWRFEVRLAVRHLTTGGGQTVLTMGAVAAGVIVIIFLTALIFGLRAKLTNMLTESIPHVTVKVRDLEPVPLSEMSDLSSAMSSSRIEKQAPQQKNIDDWQHVVDVIRTIPNVRMALPAIQGQGFASKGGNPVGVSVVGADPAQQDMVSPVTKDLISGHYVGLASDEIVIDYELAKDLSVTVGDRIRITSSFGNTESLTIAGIYSRGQGRGGVYVTLRTGQSLFAVGNSVNVVLVKVVDLFGSDAVADRIQGLVPYEAKSWSREYPSFVSSLTMQAASAYLISGFSLIASSFAIASVLIVSVLQKSKQIGILKSIGATRKQIQRIFTLEGMMIAVTGSFSGALLGTLLVYLISLPLQPTAKPGHVPEQLFPVAILPIYVIGAVISAICATVIAAWFPARRAALMNPVDVMR, encoded by the coding sequence ATGAGCCTGTTCCGGTGGGTGCCGCTTGATTGGCGATTCGAGGTGCGGCTTGCGGTGCGGCATCTGACGACGGGTGGCGGGCAGACGGTGCTGACGATGGGTGCGGTTGCGGCGGGTGTAATTGTGATCATCTTTCTTACGGCGCTGATCTTTGGATTGCGCGCAAAGTTGACGAACATGCTGACGGAGTCGATTCCGCATGTGACGGTGAAGGTGCGTGATCTGGAGCCGGTGCCGCTGAGCGAGATGAGTGATCTTTCGTCTGCGATGAGCAGCAGCCGCATTGAAAAACAGGCGCCGCAGCAGAAGAACATTGATGACTGGCAGCATGTGGTGGATGTGATTCGGACGATTCCGAATGTGCGTATGGCGCTGCCTGCGATTCAGGGACAGGGATTTGCTTCCAAGGGCGGCAATCCGGTGGGTGTGTCCGTGGTGGGCGCTGATCCTGCGCAACAGGATATGGTTTCGCCTGTGACGAAGGATTTGATTTCAGGCCACTATGTTGGTTTGGCGAGCGATGAGATTGTCATTGATTACGAATTGGCGAAGGACCTTTCCGTCACGGTTGGTGATCGGATTCGCATCACGTCGAGCTTTGGCAATACGGAGTCGCTTACGATTGCCGGGATTTATAGCCGGGGGCAGGGACGCGGCGGTGTGTATGTCACACTGCGCACGGGGCAGAGTTTGTTTGCGGTCGGTAATTCGGTCAACGTGGTGCTGGTGAAGGTTGTTGATCTGTTCGGATCGGATGCAGTTGCGGACCGCATTCAGGGACTGGTGCCGTATGAAGCGAAGTCGTGGTCGCGTGAGTATCCGAGCTTTGTTTCGTCGTTGACGATGCAGGCTGCGTCGGCTTATCTGATCTCTGGATTCAGTTTGATTGCATCGTCGTTTGCGATTGCTTCTGTGCTGATTGTTTCGGTGTTGCAGAAGTCGAAACAGATTGGCATCTTGAAGAGCATTGGCGCGACGCGCAAACAGATTCAACGGATCTTTACGCTGGAAGGCATGATGATTGCCGTGACGGGGAGTTTCTCTGGTGCGTTGTTGGGTACGCTTCTGGTGTATCTGATTAGCCTTCCGCTACAGCCAACGGCCAAGCCAGGACATGTGCCGGAGCAGTTGTTCCCGGTGGCGATCCTTCCGATCTATGTGATTGGCGCGGTGATTTCTGCTATCTGTGCGACGGTGATTGCGGCGTGGTTTCCGGCGCGTCGTGCTGCGTTAATGAACCCTGTGGATGTGATGCGCTAA
- a CDS encoding PLP-dependent cysteine synthase family protein, which translates to MAATATDVSKLGKSVVERIGDTPMLNLTRIVSHLPGITLLGKAEFANPGGSVKDRPALSIVQAAMAAGELGDTQPERALLDATSGNTGIAYAMLGAALQFPVTLCVPASASPERKKILQAYGAEVIFTPGGDGSDGAIRKVRELYQSQPDKYFYADQYGNDNNWKAHYRTTANEIWQQTEGTLTHFIAAMGTSGTFMGNTRRLRELNPKIQCISMQPDSPFTGLEGLKHMPTAIVPPIYDPELADRNIWAETEPAYAMCKRLASELGVMVGVSAGANVDTALRIAQEESDAGREAVIVTVLCDGAEKYLSERFWTED; encoded by the coding sequence ATGGCAGCCACCGCAACCGACGTTTCGAAGCTAGGAAAAAGTGTCGTGGAGCGCATTGGGGACACCCCCATGCTCAACCTCACCCGCATCGTCAGCCACCTTCCCGGCATCACCCTGCTCGGCAAGGCGGAGTTTGCCAACCCCGGCGGCAGCGTCAAAGACCGCCCCGCGTTGAGCATTGTGCAGGCCGCCATGGCCGCCGGTGAACTCGGCGACACCCAGCCCGAGCGTGCCCTTCTGGACGCCACCAGCGGCAATACCGGCATCGCCTATGCCATGCTGGGCGCGGCTCTGCAGTTCCCCGTCACCCTCTGCGTCCCCGCCTCCGCCAGCCCGGAGCGCAAGAAAATCCTGCAGGCCTATGGCGCGGAAGTCATCTTCACCCCCGGCGGCGACGGCAGCGACGGCGCCATCCGTAAGGTCCGCGAACTCTACCAGAGCCAGCCGGACAAATACTTCTACGCCGACCAATACGGCAACGACAACAACTGGAAGGCCCATTACCGCACCACGGCCAACGAAATCTGGCAACAGACGGAAGGCACCCTGACCCACTTCATCGCCGCGATGGGTACCAGCGGCACCTTCATGGGCAACACCCGCCGCCTGCGCGAGCTGAACCCCAAAATTCAGTGCATCAGCATGCAGCCGGATTCGCCCTTCACCGGCCTGGAAGGCCTGAAGCACATGCCCACGGCCATCGTGCCGCCCATCTACGACCCTGAACTGGCCGACCGCAACATCTGGGCCGAAACCGAGCCTGCCTACGCCATGTGCAAACGTCTCGCCAGCGAACTCGGCGTCATGGTCGGCGTCTCAGCCGGCGCCAACGTCGACACCGCTCTCCGCATCGCGCAGGAGGAATCCGACGCAGGCCGCGAAGCCGTCATCGTCACCGTCCTCTGCGACGGCGCGGAAAAGTACCTCAGCGAACGCTTCTGGACCGAAGACTAA
- a CDS encoding Gfo/Idh/MocA family protein produces the protein MSPVYPVRVSKPFENLPSLKTGTAAPARVDRRDFLKTSALAAGALAIGAPAIVRAQHLNSKLNIACIGIGGKGRSDTDACAGENIIALCDVDAGSDAHQIQTKKYPDAKFYKDYRQMLDQLGDRIDAVTVSTPDHMHAIVASAAMKRHKAVFCQKPLTQTIYEARYLRNMAHDRKIVTQMGNQGSASPGLRRGVEVIQDGLIGQVHQVHVWTNRPVWPQAMDRPVGQDPIPATLDWDTWIGPAPMRPYVGNRNPKDKNGVYTQFNWRGWQDFGTGALGDMACHTVNMPFRALDFDSPTEIEAIPFGTMNKESYPVGSKIRFEFPRRTAHVPLEHPSFFHHTRKIEHDPCTLFWYDGGQPDESLRGGHDLTNKPPAELTADIVTLQGKLPDSGCLFVGEGGMIFSPDDYGTNFFIKLKGEKEFVNYLKHPAMAKYPERIPRNQHVVVTDKGANLVQAHAAEWLEAIKANKPQDCYSRFDVGARLVEIMLLGCVSLRVGQKIEWDGHKMEAKDCPQAAPFIRRNNRTGWALS, from the coding sequence ATGAGCCCTGTGTATCCTGTGCGCGTGTCCAAACCATTTGAAAATCTGCCCTCTCTGAAAACTGGGACCGCTGCCCCCGCGCGTGTCGATCGCCGCGACTTCCTCAAAACCAGCGCTCTGGCCGCAGGTGCACTCGCTATCGGAGCGCCCGCCATCGTGCGCGCACAACATCTCAACAGCAAGCTGAACATCGCCTGCATCGGCATCGGCGGCAAAGGCCGCAGCGACACTGACGCCTGCGCCGGAGAAAACATCATCGCGCTGTGCGATGTCGACGCCGGTTCCGACGCACATCAGATTCAGACCAAGAAGTATCCGGACGCGAAGTTCTACAAGGACTACCGTCAGATGCTCGATCAGTTGGGCGACCGCATCGACGCCGTAACCGTCTCCACGCCGGATCACATGCACGCCATCGTTGCCTCCGCAGCCATGAAGCGGCACAAGGCCGTCTTCTGCCAGAAGCCGCTCACGCAGACCATCTACGAGGCGCGTTATCTCCGCAACATGGCGCACGACCGCAAGATCGTTACGCAGATGGGCAATCAGGGCAGCGCATCACCCGGCCTGCGCCGCGGTGTGGAAGTCATTCAGGACGGCCTCATCGGACAGGTGCATCAGGTGCACGTCTGGACCAATCGCCCCGTCTGGCCACAGGCCATGGATCGCCCCGTCGGCCAGGACCCCATCCCCGCCACACTCGATTGGGACACATGGATCGGCCCGGCGCCCATGCGCCCCTACGTCGGCAACCGTAACCCGAAAGACAAGAACGGCGTCTACACGCAATTCAACTGGCGCGGCTGGCAGGACTTCGGCACGGGCGCACTCGGCGACATGGCCTGCCACACGGTCAACATGCCCTTCCGCGCACTCGATTTCGATTCCCCCACCGAAATCGAAGCCATTCCCTTCGGCACCATGAACAAGGAGTCTTACCCCGTCGGCTCCAAAATCCGTTTTGAATTCCCCAGGCGCACCGCACACGTCCCGCTGGAACACCCCAGCTTCTTCCATCACACCCGCAAGATCGAGCACGATCCCTGCACACTCTTCTGGTACGACGGCGGCCAACCCGACGAGTCGCTCCGTGGCGGCCATGACCTCACCAACAAGCCGCCTGCAGAACTCACCGCGGACATCGTCACCCTGCAGGGCAAGCTCCCGGACAGCGGTTGCCTCTTCGTCGGCGAAGGCGGCATGATCTTCTCGCCCGACGACTACGGCACGAACTTCTTCATCAAGCTCAAGGGCGAGAAGGAATTCGTGAACTACCTGAAGCATCCGGCGATGGCGAAATATCCCGAGCGCATCCCGCGCAACCAACACGTGGTTGTTACCGATAAAGGCGCCAACCTCGTCCAGGCTCACGCCGCCGAATGGCTTGAAGCCATCAAGGCCAACAAGCCCCAGGACTGCTACTCACGTTTCGACGTCGGCGCGCGCCTCGTGGAGATCATGCTGCTCGGCTGCGTCTCCCTGCGCGTCGGTCAGAAGATCGAATGGGACGGTCACAAGATGGAAGCGAAGGACTGCCCGCAGGCCGCGCCCTTCATCCGTCGAAACAACCGCACCGGCTGGGCTCTGTCTTAA
- a CDS encoding ABC transporter ATP-binding protein, which produces MDTTTGNGDARQIVVATRGLKKTYFGRVPTPVLHGIDIEIAAGEFVAIIGQSGSGKSTLLNILGALDVPTEGQVLIDGVDISTLSEDGLAALRNRVVGFVFQFHYLLDELSCLENTLTPITIHKGEANEEETARVVGLLERVGLGAQVDKRPDTMSGGQNQRCAIIRALANAPKIVLADEPTGNLDSRSGDEVFRIMREMNHENHVAFIMVTHDDRLAQEADRILMIEDGWVHEVNKAEHRSRLMRSMQDT; this is translated from the coding sequence TTGGATACGACTACAGGCAACGGCGATGCAAGACAGATTGTGGTGGCGACGCGGGGCCTGAAGAAGACTTACTTTGGCCGCGTGCCCACACCGGTGCTGCACGGCATCGACATTGAGATTGCTGCCGGGGAGTTTGTTGCCATCATTGGGCAGTCAGGCAGCGGTAAGTCGACGTTGCTGAATATTCTGGGCGCGCTGGATGTGCCGACGGAAGGGCAAGTGCTGATCGATGGCGTTGATATTTCGACGCTGAGCGAAGACGGTCTTGCTGCGTTGCGGAATCGTGTAGTGGGTTTCGTCTTTCAGTTTCACTATCTGCTGGATGAGTTGAGTTGTTTGGAAAATACGTTGACACCGATCACGATTCACAAGGGTGAAGCGAACGAAGAAGAGACAGCGCGTGTGGTTGGCTTGTTGGAACGCGTGGGATTGGGCGCACAGGTGGATAAGCGTCCGGACACGATGAGCGGCGGGCAGAACCAACGCTGCGCGATCATCCGTGCGCTGGCGAATGCGCCGAAGATAGTGTTGGCGGATGAACCGACGGGGAATCTTGATAGTCGTTCGGGTGACGAGGTGTTTCGCATTATGCGTGAGATGAACCATGAGAACCATGTGGCGTTCATCATGGTGACGCATGACGATCGGCTGGCGCAGGAGGCCGATCGCATTTTGATGATTGAAGACGGGTGGGTGCACGAGGTGAATAAGGCGGAGCACCGCAGTAGATTGATGCGTTCGATGCAAGACACGTAA
- a CDS encoding SMP-30/gluconolactonase/LRE family protein: MSCVRGLALGMAFSVGLAGNIASAQVLIGDEKSQPESLTVAPGGTLYVGSASSPFVYKVAPGAKTAEKFVDASAEGPGTFFFGMLADGATNTLWTCQLTPVPNTRPALRHTALRGFDLKTGTQKLRWDLPGDNTTCNDFAIGPDKALYITDTSVGRIYRLAPGASTAELFSDHRVLNGIDGITFLDGVLYINNVFFNKLYRIPVDANGKPGAPVDIWMDQPVKGPDGMRAANGKIYVAANGSGMVAALTIDGDRAHVTVIKDGLKTPTGVEAAGDTLWIAERGAGKAVPVSLK, translated from the coding sequence ATGAGTTGTGTTCGCGGCCTTGCGCTTGGCATGGCTTTCAGTGTGGGACTGGCAGGGAACATCGCGTCGGCGCAGGTGCTGATTGGCGATGAGAAATCGCAGCCGGAGAGCCTGACCGTGGCGCCGGGCGGAACGCTGTACGTGGGCAGCGCGAGTTCGCCGTTTGTGTACAAGGTGGCACCGGGGGCGAAGACCGCGGAGAAGTTTGTGGACGCGAGCGCCGAAGGGCCGGGGACGTTCTTCTTTGGCATGTTGGCGGACGGCGCAACGAATACGCTTTGGACGTGCCAGTTGACGCCAGTGCCGAACACGCGTCCTGCGCTGCGGCATACGGCACTGCGTGGGTTTGACCTGAAGACGGGCACGCAGAAATTGCGTTGGGACCTGCCGGGCGATAACACCACCTGCAATGACTTTGCGATTGGCCCGGACAAGGCGCTGTACATCACGGACACCTCTGTGGGCAGGATTTACCGGCTGGCTCCGGGCGCGTCGACTGCAGAGCTGTTTTCTGACCATCGCGTGCTGAACGGCATTGATGGCATCACGTTTCTGGATGGCGTGCTGTACATCAACAACGTGTTCTTCAACAAGCTGTACCGGATTCCGGTGGATGCAAACGGCAAGCCCGGAGCGCCGGTGGATATCTGGATGGACCAGCCGGTGAAGGGGCCGGATGGTATGCGCGCGGCAAATGGAAAAATTTACGTGGCGGCGAATGGCAGCGGCATGGTGGCGGCGTTGACGATTGACGGCGATCGCGCGCATGTGACGGTGATCAAGGATGGATTGAAGACGCCGACCGGCGTTGAGGCTGCGGGCGATACGCTCTGGATTGCTGAACGTGGCGCCGGGAAGGCAGTGCCGGTTTCGTTGAAGTAG
- a CDS encoding putative Ig domain-containing protein, producing the protein MPLTLPLAIVGTTYNTTLLARYGTSPYTYAITSGNLPSGLSLSSGGTLVGNPATAGVYPFQVTLTDAETPAKTVTQSFSITSSTRLQVASSVSIQIPRGVPFTSRLLSGGTPPYTPQILSGTLPNGLVLNADGTASGTPTVAAPFTTNIRWTDAVGQTGTGTLDILVTAPPLVAAPVAPLVLPIGQNILQPLSVQGGTPPYSFSITSGTLPTNVTLTSAGVLQGQITQPGTYNVIVSISDGTIPRKTITIPITLLVSTTSVHVNSDILLHAVSAEAYGLHTSVYDHSIGDISGVAPLLPIAGVKVLRFPGGSYSDRYHWAQHTLTPNFVPFDPGVCTNIWNGYLAANSDFGNFARLLQASGTTGIITVNYGTSVADAFGTRSISWSGDSDCSAPNTGGQPQEAAAWVAYANGAPGNTQTIGTDATGYDWKTVGYWASLRASQPLAQDDGYNFLRLGLTAPIGVRYWEIGNEIYYNGYNSILTETDLHAPFIYSNGYSNDPDSRQGISTLSPTAYGTGAAAYANAMRAVDPTIQVGIVVGSDIDPIPSTWTGNVLTAACNQAKFDFAILHYYPGTYNAVTTDELLTNPQKDFPGIVQGLQSQTNSLCTTSRTPMPIFMTETNPNGTLATTTPDIATALFAAHDLLTAFEAGIDNAEWLELHGGAGTFLSESETPGPAFYGFQLATTLASAGDQLVLSTSASDNLLVHAAKQKNGKLAVMLINCSTTDTAYVNVQGKGPLTNIVRYEYGSLIAPGSAKLVGKSLDNNAASAVSVAPLTAVVILADESSSAN; encoded by the coding sequence TTGCCGCTTACGCTTCCGCTCGCCATCGTAGGAACCACGTACAACACCACTCTGCTGGCGCGCTACGGCACATCGCCGTACACCTACGCCATCACCAGCGGCAACCTGCCCTCCGGCCTTTCCCTCAGCTCCGGCGGCACACTCGTTGGCAACCCTGCCACCGCGGGCGTCTACCCGTTCCAGGTCACACTCACCGATGCCGAAACCCCGGCCAAAACAGTCACGCAATCCTTTTCCATCACCTCGTCCACACGTCTGCAGGTGGCATCCTCGGTGTCCATCCAGATACCCCGGGGAGTCCCCTTCACCTCACGCCTGTTAAGCGGAGGCACGCCACCCTACACGCCGCAAATCCTCAGCGGCACTCTGCCAAACGGCCTTGTACTCAACGCAGACGGAACCGCCTCCGGCACTCCCACCGTAGCCGCTCCCTTCACCACAAACATTCGCTGGACAGACGCCGTAGGCCAAACTGGAACCGGTACGCTCGACATCCTCGTCACAGCGCCGCCGCTGGTCGCCGCGCCCGTGGCCCCGCTCGTCCTTCCCATCGGCCAAAACATTCTGCAGCCGTTGAGTGTGCAGGGCGGCACACCGCCGTACAGCTTCTCCATCACCAGCGGCACCCTGCCAACCAACGTAACGCTCACGTCGGCAGGCGTCCTGCAGGGTCAGATCACACAGCCGGGCACGTACAACGTCATAGTCTCCATCTCCGACGGCACCATCCCGCGCAAGACCATCACCATCCCCATCACACTGCTGGTATCCACCACCAGCGTGCATGTGAACTCCGACATTCTCCTGCACGCCGTTTCCGCCGAAGCCTACGGCCTTCACACCTCGGTCTACGACCACTCCATCGGTGACATCAGCGGCGTGGCGCCGTTGCTTCCCATCGCTGGCGTAAAGGTGCTGCGCTTCCCCGGCGGCTCCTATTCCGACCGCTACCACTGGGCGCAACACACCCTCACGCCAAACTTCGTGCCGTTCGACCCCGGAGTCTGCACCAACATCTGGAACGGCTATCTCGCCGCCAACTCTGACTTCGGAAACTTCGCGCGACTGCTCCAGGCCAGCGGCACCACCGGCATCATCACGGTGAACTACGGCACCAGCGTCGCCGACGCCTTCGGCACACGCTCCATCAGTTGGAGCGGCGACAGCGACTGCTCCGCCCCCAACACCGGCGGCCAGCCGCAGGAAGCCGCCGCATGGGTCGCCTATGCCAACGGAGCGCCCGGCAACACGCAAACCATCGGCACCGACGCCACCGGCTACGACTGGAAAACCGTCGGCTATTGGGCTTCCCTACGCGCCAGCCAGCCACTCGCGCAGGACGACGGTTACAACTTCCTGCGACTCGGCCTGACAGCCCCCATCGGCGTCCGTTACTGGGAGATCGGCAACGAGATCTACTACAACGGCTACAACAGCATCCTGACCGAAACCGATCTGCACGCGCCATTCATCTATTCGAACGGCTACTCGAACGATCCCGATAGCCGCCAGGGCATAAGCACGCTGTCACCCACCGCATACGGTACCGGCGCCGCAGCGTATGCAAACGCCATGCGCGCCGTTGATCCCACGATTCAGGTCGGCATCGTCGTCGGCTCCGACATCGACCCCATCCCTTCCACATGGACGGGCAATGTCCTGACCGCCGCCTGCAACCAGGCGAAATTCGACTTCGCCATCCTGCACTACTATCCCGGCACCTACAACGCCGTCACCACCGACGAACTCCTCACCAATCCGCAGAAGGATTTCCCCGGCATCGTGCAGGGCCTTCAATCGCAGACCAACAGTCTCTGCACCACCTCACGCACTCCCATGCCCATCTTCATGACGGAGACCAACCCCAACGGCACACTCGCCACCACCACACCGGACATCGCCACCGCGCTCTTCGCCGCGCACGATCTGCTGACCGCATTTGAAGCAGGCATCGACAACGCCGAATGGCTCGAACTGCACGGCGGTGCGGGTACCTTCCTCAGCGAATCGGAAACACCCGGCCCAGCCTTCTACGGCTTCCAACTCGCCACAACCCTCGCCAGCGCAGGCGATCAACTCGTCCTGTCCACCAGCGCCAGCGACAATCTTCTGGTCCACGCGGCAAAACAGAAGAACGGCAAACTCGCCGTCATGCTCATCAACTGCAGCACCACGGACACGGCGTACGTCAACGTGCAGGGCAAAGGCCCTCTCACCAACATCGTGCGCTACGAATACGGCTCTCTCATCGCCCCGGGCAGCGCAAAGCTCGTTGGCAAGTCACTCGATAACAACGCCGCCAGCGCCGTCAGTGTCGCGCCACTCACCGCCGTCGTAATCCTCGCGGATGAGTCATCTTCCGCCAACTAA
- a CDS encoding cellulose synthase family protein, protein MLLFTSMPTLVLTLLFQQQHGLQHYWKTHYMQNTFKGMYHWNGFDIALLIPYFIVMVILAFYGIHRYQLVWLYFRNKKKEATSKNAPMQFAESELPFVTVQLPIFNEQYVVDRLVDACCRIEYPRDRFEIQVLDDSTDETHEVAAEIVRKYAEGTAGLPPQPIYYLHRTDRHGYKAGALDAGLKTAKGELIAIFDADFVPPTDWLHKVINHFAEPGVGMVQTRWTHLNRNYSFLTQVEAILLDGHFVLEHGGRSRAGVFFNFNGTAGAWRRTAIDEAGGWQHDTLTEDTDLSYRAQLKGWKFKYLQDVECPAELPIEMTAFKTQQARWAKGLIQTGKKILPRVLASDAPKHTKLEAWYHLTANISYPLMIILSVLLMPAMIIRSWQGWVQMLLIDFPLFMASTMSISSFYLVSQKELFPKTWYKTFLYLPFLMALGVGLTITNTKAVMEALFGVQSAFARTPKYRVQKKGEKNLAAKKYRKRLGIIPWIELAIGCYFAFTVWYAVSSENYFTVPFLLLFVLGYWYTGLLSLLQGRFERGGNPSAELHEKPYPVGI, encoded by the coding sequence ATGCTTCTGTTCACCTCAATGCCCACCCTTGTCCTGACTCTGCTGTTTCAGCAGCAGCACGGTCTTCAGCATTATTGGAAGACCCACTACATGCAGAACACGTTCAAGGGCATGTATCACTGGAACGGCTTCGATATTGCGTTGCTGATCCCTTATTTCATTGTGATGGTGATCCTGGCGTTTTACGGCATCCACCGCTATCAGTTGGTGTGGCTGTACTTCCGCAACAAGAAGAAGGAAGCGACGAGCAAGAATGCCCCGATGCAGTTTGCGGAGAGCGAACTGCCGTTTGTGACCGTCCAGTTGCCCATCTTCAATGAGCAGTATGTGGTGGATCGGCTGGTGGATGCGTGCTGCCGGATTGAGTATCCGCGCGATCGGTTTGAGATCCAGGTGCTGGATGACTCCACCGATGAGACGCACGAGGTAGCGGCGGAGATTGTGCGCAAGTATGCGGAAGGCACAGCAGGTCTGCCGCCACAGCCGATTTACTATCTGCATCGCACGGACCGTCATGGCTACAAGGCTGGCGCGCTGGATGCGGGATTGAAGACGGCGAAAGGTGAACTGATTGCGATCTTCGACGCGGACTTTGTGCCGCCGACGGATTGGTTGCATAAGGTGATTAACCATTTTGCAGAGCCGGGCGTGGGTATGGTGCAGACGCGCTGGACGCATCTGAACCGCAACTACAGCTTCCTGACACAGGTGGAAGCGATTCTGCTGGATGGTCACTTTGTGCTGGAGCATGGCGGACGTTCGCGTGCGGGTGTGTTCTTCAACTTCAACGGTACGGCGGGTGCGTGGCGTCGCACGGCGATTGATGAAGCTGGCGGATGGCAGCATGACACGCTGACCGAAGATACGGACCTGAGCTATCGTGCGCAATTGAAGGGATGGAAGTTCAAGTATCTGCAGGATGTGGAATGCCCGGCGGAACTGCCCATTGAGATGACTGCGTTCAAGACGCAGCAGGCGCGCTGGGCCAAGGGATTGATCCAGACCGGCAAGAAGATTCTGCCGCGTGTGTTGGCCAGCGATGCGCCGAAGCATACGAAGCTGGAGGCGTGGTATCACCTGACGGCGAACATCAGTTATCCGCTGATGATTATCCTCAGCGTGCTGCTGATGCCGGCGATGATTATCCGTTCGTGGCAGGGCTGGGTGCAGATGTTGTTGATCGACTTTCCGCTGTTCATGGCGAGCACGATGTCGATCTCAAGTTTCTACCTGGTCAGCCAGAAAGAACTTTTCCCGAAGACCTGGTACAAGACGTTTCTCTATCTGCCGTTTCTGATGGCGTTGGGTGTTGGCCTGACCATTACGAATACCAAGGCTGTGATGGAGGCGCTGTTCGGCGTGCAGAGCGCCTTTGCGCGTACGCCGAAGTATCGCGTGCAGAAGAAGGGCGAGAAGAATCTGGCGGCGAAGAAGTATCGCAAGCGGCTGGGTATTATTCCGTGGATCGAGCTGGCCATTGGCTGCTATTTCGCATTCACGGTCTGGTATGCGGTGAGCAGCGAGAACTATTTCACGGTGCCGTTCCTGCTGCTGTTTGTGCTGGGGTATTGGTACACCGGATTACTGAGCCTGCTGCAAGGGCGTTTTGAACGCGGCGGGAATCCGAGTGCAGAACTGCATGAGAAGCCGTATCCTGTGGGCATCTGA